A stretch of DNA from Campylobacter concisus:
TATCTATAATTTTGGTTTAACTTACACGAGACAATTAGAATTTATTCAGGTGGATATCTCAAATATATGCTGTCTTTAAATAACTCTATAGCATCAATTTATTAGTTCAAAATAATTTATTTAGCCATATATACAATCAATATCGTTGATCTATATTATTCACAATTTTTACCACGAATCACGCATCATCTATCGTATAGCAATAGCTGTCCACATAATACTAAAAGACAAGGTACTTAAATGTAAATAAACTTTATTCAATAAATCCAATATTCATCCATTTGGTGTTCATATATCTTGCAAGTGGTATTTATCATGTATTTTTCAAATCAACTGATACCAAACCAACCTAACCATGCAACAATGTTAACTAAAAACAAATTTTAAGCATCCTTTTCTTGACATGCAATAATGTTTTTTGTATAATCTCATTTCTTTTTTAAACAAATGTCTTGCTAGCTCAGTCGGTAGAGCATCTCACTTTTAATGAGGGGGCCGTTGGTTCGAATCCAACGCAGGACACCATTTTTGGGTTTATGACCCTTTCGTCTAGTGGCTCAGGACTCTACTTTCTCTGTGTAGAAACAGAGGTTCAAATCCTCTAAGGGTCGCCAGATATTTTTTAAATTTTAGGTCGCTTAGCTCAGTTGGTAGAGCGCCACCCTTACAAGGTGGATGTCATAAGTTCGAGTCTTANNNNNNNNNNNNNNNNNNNNNNNNNNNNNNNNNNNNNNNNNNNNNNNNNNNNNNNNNNNNNNNNNNNNNNNNNNNNNNNNNNNNNNNNNNNNNNNNNNNNNNNNNNNNNNNNNNNNNNNNNNNNNNNNNNNNNNNNNNNNNNNNNNNNNNNNNNNNNNNNNNNNNNNNNNNNNNNNNNNNNNNNNNNNNNNNNNNNNNNNNNNNNNNNNNNNNNNNNNNNNNNNNNNNNNNNNNNNNNNNNNNNNNNNNNNNNNNNNNNNNNNNNNNNNNNNNNNNNNNNNNNNNNNNNNNNNNNNNNNNNNNNNNNNNNNNNNNNNNNNNNNNNNNNNNNNNNNNNNNNNNNNNNNNNNNNNNNNNNNNNNNNNNNNNNNNNNNNNNNNNNNNNNNNNNNNNNNNNNNNNNNNNNNNNNNNNNNNNNNNNNNNNNNNNNNNNNNNNNNNNNNNNNNNNNNNNNNNNNNNNNNNNNNNNNNNNNNNNNNNNNNNNNNNNNNNNNNNNNNNNNNNNNNNNNNNNNNNNNNNNNNNNNNNNNNNNNNNNNNNNNNNNNNNNNNNNNNNNNNNNNNNNNNNNNNNNNNNNNNNNNNNNNNNNNNNNNNNNNNNNNNNNNNNNNNNNNNNNNNNNNNNNNNNNNNNNNNNNNNNNNNNNNNNNNNNNNNNNNNNNNNNNNNNNNNNNNNNNNNNNNNNNNNNNNNNNNNNNNNNNNNNNNNNNNNNNNNNNNNNNNNNNNNNNNNNNNNNNNNNNNNNNNNNNNNNNNNNNNNNNNNNNNNNNNNNNNNNNNNNNNNNNNNNNNNNNNNNNNNNNNNNNNNNNNNNNNNNNNNNNNNNNNNNNNNNNNNNNNNNNNNNNNNNNNNNNNNNCGAACTTATGACATCCACCTTGTAAGGGTGGCGCTCTACCAACTGAGCTAAGCGACCTAAAATTTAAAAAATATCTGGCGACCCTTAGAGGATTTGAACCTCTGTTTCTACACAGAGAAAGTAGAGTCCTGAGCCACTAGACGAAAGGGTCATAAACCCAAAAATGGTGTCCTGCGTTGGATTCGAACCAACGGCCCCCTCATTAAAAGTGAGATGCTCTACCGACTGAGCTAGCAAGACATTTGTTTAAAAAAGAATTGAGATTATACAAAAAACATTATTACATGTCAAGAAACAAGAAAAAGTATCCAGTGCTTTACAATAAAGACTAACTTTAATTTTTAATAATATAAATTTATCTCAAATTATAAAAAAGAATGGTGCGGATGAAAGGACTTGAACCTTCACGCCGTGGGGCACCAGATCCTAAGTCTGGCGTGTCTGCCAATTTCACCACATCCGCACAACAATAATAAAGTGGTACGCCCATCAGGATTCGAACCTGAGGCCTACGGCTTAGAAGGCCGTTGCTCTATCCAGCTGAGCTATGAGCGCATAAAGTATTTTAAGTGGCGCGCCCGATAGGAGTCGAACCCATAACCTACAGATCCGAAGTCTGTCGCTCTATCCAATTGAGCTACGAGCGCCCAAAATGGGGTGAGTGATGGGAATCGAACCCACGACCCTCAGGACCACAATCTGATGCTCTAACCGACTGAGCTACACTCACCATTTAACATGGTCGGGGTGAAAGGATTCGAACCTTCGGCCCTCTGGTCCCAAACCAGATGCGCTAACCAGACTGCGCTACACCCCGCCTGAGTCGTGTTTGTAAGTTTATGCCACTACCTCATTAAAAAGTCGTATTTTAACTTGTTTTTTTTATAAAGTCAATTAAAAAACACTTAAATTAATAGAAATTATATATAAAAGATAATTCAATCAAAAATATTAATTAATACTTCACCAAATACTTAATTTTTTACACAGGCCATATTTTTTGCTTCTCTATCTTATTACCTCACCATAAAGTATAACCTTTATTTCGCGGATTTTTAAGTAGCCTGACATGAATATTTTAACTAATATGCAACGAAATAAACATTGATCTATTATCTATTATGCCTTTCATACTTAGCAAAATTTTCTTTTAAATTTATACAGATTTATCTTTTTGGGCTAGAATTTTTATAAAATTACTTACTTAAAATTCCACAAACAAAAATCACTTGATAGGCTAATAATATGATTAATATTTTATCCATCATGTCATTAGCTTTTTCATCATCGTAAAAATATTATTTAGCTAACACTTTCTTTTTAGCATAAATATTTATACTTTCCACTGCCAATGAAAATGCCATCGCAAAATAGATATATCCCTTTGGAATATGAAATCCTAATCCTTCAGCAACGAGCGTCATGCCCACAAGCACCAAAAATGCAAGTGCTAAAATTTTTATAGTCGGGTTATTATCTACAAAATTAGAAATACCTTTTGACGCTATCATCATTACACTAACTGCTAAAATAACAGCTATGATCATTATCTCTATATGCTCAGCCATTCCAACAGCCGTGATAACACTATCAAGAGAAAAAACAATATCCAAAACAGCTATCTCGCTTACAATAACCAAGAAATTTGCATGTGATTTTTTACTATTTTTATGCTCTTCGCCTTCACCAGAAACACTAGAATGTATTTCAAGGGTTGATTTTACAAGTAAAAATAGACCACCTAGTATAAGTACCAAATCTCGGCCGCTTATGCTAAATTCTGCGATACTAAAGAGTGGCTTTGTTAGCTTCATGATCCAAAACAATGAAAGTAAAAGTAAAATTCTAGTCACCATAGCTAGCCCTAAGCCGACAATCCTACCACTGCCGCGCTGCTCTTGAGGTAGTTTACCTACCAAAATAGCGATAAATATAATGTTATCTATGCCTAAAACTATCTCTAAGCCAGTTAACGTAAGTAGTGATATCCACGCTTCTGGCGAACTAAACCATTCAAACATTTGCTTCCTTTGTTAAAATTTTTATTATGCTATCAGGCAAAATTTCATGCTCTATCGCATGGATTTTGCTCTCCCAATCCTCTAAGCTCATACCATCTTCTCTTTCAAACGCTCTTTGTGCGATGAGTTTACCTCCGTCAAGCTCCTCGCTCACGTAGTGCACGCTCACACCACCTATCATCATATCGCTCTCAAAGCTCTCTTTTATCGCATGAGCGCCTTTAAAAAGTGGCAATATGGAAGGATGTAAATTTATGGCTTTTATCTTTGATGTAAAAACAGGAGTTAATATCCTCATAAATCCAGCAAGCACCGTTAGCTCGGCACCACTTTTTAAAATTTGCTCCACAACTGCAGCGTCAAATTCTTCTCTATTTGCAAATTTGGCACTCTCTATTATCGTCGTATCAAGCCCAAATTTCTTAGCACGCTCTATGCCGTATGCGCCTGGCTTGTTGCAGATACAAAGGCAAACTTCGATTTTTATACCATTAAAAATTTGATTATGAACTTTTTTAAGTATCGCTTCTAAATTTGAGCCACTACCGCTAAAAAGTACGGCTATTTTTTTCATAAGCATTTTACTCCTTTTATAATGTCAGTTGGCTCGAGCGCGTAGCTGTTTTTTTTGAAATTTTTAAGGCTTAGCGCATGAGCTAGTGTAGCCGAGATGGCAGCATCTAGTGGCTCGTAGCCTTGAGCTAAAAGTGCTAGCACAAGACCGCTTAGCACGTCGCCGCTACCGCCTTTTGCAAGTAAATTTTTACCATAAGGCATGATGTAAATTTGCCCGTCTTTGGCGATTATAGTGTTTGCTCCTTTAAGTACTAGCACGGCCTTAAATTTCTCACTCCAAGCCTTAGCGTAAGCGTGTCTGTTTTCCTGTAAGGCTTGCACATCCATATCGGCCATTTTGCAAATTTTTAAAAGCGAGCAAAACTCCTTTGGATGAGGCGTCAAGACGCAGTTTTCGCTTAGCAGGTCAAGCACTTTTGGGCTATAAAAGATATCAGCATCAAGCACAAGCTTTTTGCCCTTTAAATTTTGCACCTCAAGCTCTTCTACGCCCTTTTTGCCAAGTCCCATGCCAACGGCTCCAGCGTTCATTTTCTCGCTTATCTTACTTACTTGCATGATATGTGTTGGTAAATTTAAACCCTGCTCGGCTATCACGCTAACTAGCCCAGCCCCAAAGGTAAATGCCGCCTTTGCGCAAAGTATGCTAGCTCCTATGTGCTCGCCAGATATGATAAATGCGTGGCCAAAGTCGCCCTTATTTACGCACTGATTTTTTCTATTTGGAAGCATAAGGTCGCGTTTTTCAAGCAAGTAATAGTTGCTCTCGCATTCGTAGTTTTGCGCGCCTATGCCAAGATCAGCGACCTTTATCTTGCCAACAAAGTCTTTTGCAGCGTCGCTATAAAGCCCAAACTTTCTAGCTCCCATCGTGATCGTAATATCTGCTTTTACGCAAGAGCCAAGCACCTTGCCATCGCTACTTAGCCCGCTTGGTACATCACAAGCGATGATGTAAGCGAGGCTGGCGTTTATTTTTGAGATGAGCTCTATGTGCTTTTCGTCTAAATTTCTATTTAGCCCTGAACCAAAAAGCCCGTCTATGACGCATTTTGCACCATTTAAGCTATCTTCTACATCTTTACTCTCACACACGCCAGCAGATTTAGCTCGCTCAAGCTGCTTAATGGCTAGTGGCTTTAAATTCTGACTAGCTAAGATAAATTCACATTCAAACTCGCCCTCAAGCATTCTTAACGCACAAAGCACGTCAGCACCGTTATTTCCACCACCGCAAATTCCAAGCAATCTCTCACCTTTTTTAAATTTCTTACGGATGAAATTTGCTATGCCAGCGGCGGCATTTTCCATTAAAATTTCTTCACTGAGGTCAAATTTCTCGCTCGCCCTCTCGTCTAAAACTCTCGTGTCTAAATATAAATTTTTCATTCTATGCCCTAAAACTAAGCGCCTCTAAGATGTGGGGCTTTAAAATTTGCTCACTCTCATCAAGGTCAGCGATGCTTCTAGCCACCCTAAGTGTCCTTTTTATGCCTCTTTGAGAAAGATTGTACCTCAAGGACGCCTTTTGTAAAATTTCTCTTGCTTCATTATCTAATAGACAAAATTTTTCTACTTGTGCGTCATTTAGCTTGCCATTTAGCTCATCTTGATCGCGCTTTTTTTGAAAGATAAAGGCTTTTAAGACCATCTCACTCATCTGCTGTGAGCTCAAACTTGCCTTGTCACCTGGCGAGCTCTCGTCCATAGCAACTTTTAAATCAATGCGGTCAAGCACTGGAGCTGAAATTCTTGATTTATAGTTTTTTATCTCGTTTTCGCTGCATTTGCAATTTAGATTGCGAGAGAATAAATTTCCACAAGGACATGGATTTTGAGCGGCTACGAAGATAAATTTAGTCTCGTAAGTCACTTTTGAATTCACTCTTGCGATGTGGATTTGATTGTCCTCTAGTGGCTCTCTGAGGCTCTCGATCACTTGTTTAGAAAAGTGAGGAAATTCATCAAAAAATAGCACTCCACCGTTTGCAAGTGCGATTTCACCGATCTTTGCGACATTTGAGCCTCTGTAAGATTCAATAAAAGTTGCGAATGAATAAAAGCGATTGAGAAATGCATTATGTAAAATCATTGCCCTATTTTCAGTTAAATTAATACTATTTTACTATTTTTTAAAATTAAAAACAAGCTACTAGAAATTCAATAAAAGTTGCGAATAGTTCAATAAAAGTTGCTAAAATATTATAAAAATTCAATAAAAGTTGCTAAAAAGTTTTAAAGGCGGTATAATACANNNNNNNNNNNNNNNNNNNNNNNNNNNNNNNNNNNNNNNNNNNNNNNNNNNNNNNNNNNNNNNNNNNNNNNNNNNNNNNNNNNNNNNNNNNNNNNNNNNNNNNNNNNNNNNNNNNNNNNNNNNNNNNNNNNNNNNNNNNNNNNNNNNNNNNNNNNNNNNNNNNNNNNNNNNNNNNNNNNNNNNNNNNNNNNNNNNNNNNNNNNNNNNNNNNNNNNNNNNNNNNNNNNNNNNNNNNNNNNNNNNNNNNNNNNNNNNNNNNNNNNNNNNNNNNNNNNNNNNNNNNNNNNNNNNNNNNNNNNNNNNNNNNNNNNNNNNNNNNNNNNNNNNNNNNNNNNNNNNNNNNNNNNNNNNNNNNNNNNNNNNNNNNNNNNNNNNNNNNNNNNNNNNNNNNNNNNNNNNNNNNNNNNNNNNNNNNNNNNNNNNNNNNNNNNNNNNNNNNNNNNNNNNNNNNNNNNNNNNNNNNNNNNNNNNNNNNNNNNNNNNNNNNNNNNNNNNNNNNNNNNNNNNNNNNNNNNNNNNNNNNNNNNNNNNNNNNNNNNNNNNNNNNNNNNNNNNNNNNNNNNNNNNNNNNNNNNNNNNNNNNNNNNNNNNNNNNNNNNNNNNNNNNNNNNNNNNNNNNNNNNNNNNNNNNNNNNNNNNNNNNNNNNNNNNNNNNNNNNNNNNNNNNNNNNNNNNNNNNNNNNNNNAAGCCCTCTGAGCACTCCTTAGAATCTATTTTGTTCTATTCTAAGCTTAAAAATTTATATATAAAAGATCATTAAATAATCCTTTTAAAATAAAGTATTTTTATAAATTATAAAAAACAACATATGTTCGCAACTTTTATTGAACTATTCGCAACTTTTATTGAATTTCACAGCCTCCGCCAAAGATCGAGCTTTTTGTTGAGGTGTGGTGCGGTGAGCGAAAGGCTCTAGTGCTTGTAAATTCGCTATCTTGAAGGTTTAAAGAGCGGTAGGCGGCAGACTTTAGCACCTCCTCTAAACTTTGTGGCGCCATGATATAGACTAGGCGTTTTGCACACATGCTCTTGCCACTGCCTGGGCTACCTTCAAATAAAATATTGTGCATGCCAACGGCTGCGATAACGCAGGCTCTTTTGGCTCTTTCTTGACCCAAAACATCCTTAAAATCAAGCTCGTAATTTAAATTTGGGACATATCTTTTGCCAGAAATTTCTATCACGTTTGAAAATAGCTCATGCGTGGCGATAAAACGTATACTTTTTGTAAATTCTGCGTCATTAAAAAATCTAATCGCCTCTTTTAGAGTACTAACCGCATAAATCTCTAAATTTGGGATCATAGAAGCCTTTTGTGCTATCTCTTTTGGTACTAGAATTTTTGTATTTTTTACCTGTGTGCTTAAAAAAAGAAGGATTGAGAATAAATTTACTGTACTTTTTACGCTTCCATCAAGCCCAAGCTCGCCAAAGACAAAAATTTTCTCTAAGCTTTTTGCCTTTTGAAGAGCTATAAGAAGAGCGATAGCCAGGTCAAAATGCGAGCCGCTTTTTGGCAGGTCGGATGGGGATAAATTTATGGTTATCTTTTGTGCTGGAAAAGAAAAATCAAGTGCTAGAAGTGCTGCTTTTACGCGTTCTGTACTCTCTTTGATGCTTGTGCTTGCAAGCCCAACGATGCTAAAACCAGGAAGCCCACGAGAGAAGATAGACTCAACATCAATTATCTTTAGCCCATCGCCATAAGTAGCACATCTTAAAGACTTCATGAAGCTTTTTCTTTTTTTTGCTTTTTGTATTCCTTATCAAATTTTTTACGTTTATTAAAGCCTATTTTTTCTATAAAAAGATGTCCATCTAAATGATCATTTTCATGCTGGATAGCAATAGCCAAAAGCCCATCAGCTCTTAAGCTTTGTTCTTTGCCAAAACGGTCTTGATATTTTATGCCAACAGTCTCACTTCTTTTTACCTCTTCATAAAAGCCAGGCACGCTAAGGCAGCCCTCTTGGTAGATGCACTCACCCTCACGTAGCTCAAATTTTGGATTTATTATCTCAATTAGATTTTCTTTATCTTGCACGCCTTCTTCGTTAACTAAATTTATAATAAAAATTCTTTTTGCGATACCTATCTGAATAGCAGCAAGGCCGATGCCTTCTTTTGCGATCATCGTATCATACATATCATCAAGTAGTTTGTGAAGTTCCTCATCAAAATTTTTAACCTCTTTTGAGACTTCGTAAAGCTTTTTATTTGGATAAGATAAAACCTCTAAGATCAAGCTCAAACTCCTACTTATTCACCCAAAAATATAGGCTGCTTATCATCTTGTGTTAGTATTAGTTGATCTAACGAGTAAGAGATTAATTCTTCAGCACTTCTTGTTTTTGTTATCATGCTTGAAACCACTTGGATATCAAGCTTGCACTCTTCACCATCAATCTTCCAAGGTATAGATGAAAGCATATTTAAAATTCTGCTACCGGCTTGTTTTGTGCCATTTTCATCAGTATATTTCATAACCATAGCAAAACAGCCATCACC
This window harbors:
- a CDS encoding TerC family protein; the encoded protein is MFEWFSSPEAWISLLTLTGLEIVLGIDNIIFIAILVGKLPQEQRGSGRIVGLGLAMVTRILLLLSLFWIMKLTKPLFSIAEFSISGRDLVLILGGLFLLVKSTLEIHSSVSGEGEEHKNSKKSHANFLVIVSEIAVLDIVFSLDSVITAVGMAEHIEIMIIAVILAVSVMMIASKGISNFVDNNPTIKILALAFLVLVGMTLVAEGLGFHIPKGYIYFAMAFSLAVESINIYAKKKVLAK
- the purN gene encoding phosphoribosylglycinamide formyltransferase, yielding MLMKKIAVLFSGSGSNLEAILKKVHNQIFNGIKIEVCLCICNKPGAYGIERAKKFGLDTTIIESAKFANREEFDAAVVEQILKSGAELTVLAGFMRILTPVFTSKIKAINLHPSILPLFKGAHAIKESFESDMMIGGVSVHYVSEELDGGKLIAQRAFEREDGMSLEDWESKIHAIEHEILPDSIIKILTKEANV
- a CDS encoding NAD(P)H-hydrate dehydratase, translated to MKNLYLDTRVLDERASEKFDLSEEILMENAAAGIANFIRKKFKKGERLLGICGGGNNGADVLCALRMLEGEFECEFILASQNLKPLAIKQLERAKSAGVCESKDVEDSLNGAKCVIDGLFGSGLNRNLDEKHIELISKINASLAYIIACDVPSGLSSDGKVLGSCVKADITITMGARKFGLYSDAAKDFVGKIKVADLGIGAQNYECESNYYLLEKRDLMLPNRKNQCVNKGDFGHAFIISGEHIGASILCAKAAFTFGAGLVSVIAEQGLNLPTHIMQVSKISEKMNAGAVGMGLGKKGVEELEVQNLKGKKLVLDADIFYSPKVLDLLSENCVLTPHPKEFCSLLKICKMADMDVQALQENRHAYAKAWSEKFKAVLVLKGANTIIAKDGQIYIMPYGKNLLAKGGSGDVLSGLVLALLAQGYEPLDAAISATLAHALSLKNFKKNSYALEPTDIIKGVKCL
- the def gene encoding peptide deformylase codes for the protein MILEVLSYPNKKLYEVSKEVKNFDEELHKLLDDMYDTMIAKEGIGLAAIQIGIAKRIFIINLVNEEGVQDKENLIEIINPKFELREGECIYQEGCLSVPGFYEEVKRSETVGIKYQDRFGKEQSLRADGLLAIAIQHENDHLDGHLFIEKIGFNKRKKFDKEYKKQKKEKAS